In Malus sylvestris chromosome 15, drMalSylv7.2, whole genome shotgun sequence, a single genomic region encodes these proteins:
- the LOC126603639 gene encoding NADH dehydrogenase [ubiquinone] iron-sulfur protein 7, mitochondrial, with product MALLTRARIPLQLSAQRALSLHTTVPSLSSSAPSGSTPATYARPPPPSASPPPPGLSKAAEFVISKVDDLMNWARRGSIWPMTFGLACCAVEMMHTGAARYDLDRFGIIFRPSPRQSDCMIVAGTLTNKMAPALRKVYDQMPEPRWVISMGSCANGGGYYHYSYSVVRGCDRIVPVDIYVPGCPPTAEALLYGLLQLQKKINRRKDFLLWWTK from the exons ATGGCTCTGCTGACCCGTGCCCGCATCCCTCTCCAGCTCTCGGCCCAGCGGGCCCTCTCTCTCCACACCACCGTCCCCTCCCTCTCGTCCTCCGCCCCCTCCGGCTCCACTCCGGCCACCTATGCCCGCCCTCCTCCCCCTTCCGCCTCCCCGCCCCCGCCGGGCCTCTCCAAGGCCGCCGAGTTCGTGATCTCGAAGGTCGACGATCTCATGAACTGGGCCCGCCGCGGCTCTATCTGGCCCATGACCTTCGGCCTCGCCTGCTGCGCCGTCGAGATGATGCACACCGGAGCCGCCCGCTACGATTTGGACAGATTCGGCATCATCTTCCGGCCCAGCCCTCGCCAGTCCGATTGCATGATCGTCGCCGGCACTCTTACCAACAAGATGGCCCCTGCTCTCCGCAA GGTCTATGACCAAATGCCTGAGCCGAGATGGGTCATCTCCATGGGAAGCTGTGCAAATGGGGGTGGTTACTATCATTACTCCTATTCTGTTGTTAGGGGTTGTGACAGGATCGTCCCCGTTGATATCTATGTTCCAGGCTGCCCTCCCACTGCTGAGGCCCTACTTTACGGCCTTCTCCAGCTACAGAAGAAGATCAACCGGCGCAAGGATTTCCTCCTTTGGTGGACCAAGTGA
- the LOC126603634 gene encoding ferrochelatase-2, chloroplastic-like, with product MDAAACSRVLPQINLSHSDHRLSTGRSGPASFRSSKRLLVPKQLTVSCSTPIDKGNDMFGVSHCSKKNPVGEVLCPAGVCTYGGTAVESHSHAAEEKVGVLLLNLGGPETLNDVQPFLFNLFADPDIIRLPRLFRFLQQPLAKLISVLRAPKSKEGYAAIGGGSPLRKITNEQANELRKTLESKDLPVNVYVGMRYWYPFTEEAVQQIKKDRITRLVVLPLYPQFSISTTGSSVRVLQDIFRKDAYLSRMPVSIINSWYQREGYIKSMADLISKELESFSEPAEVMIFFSAHGVPLSYVEDAGDPYKDQMEECIFLIMKELKSRGINNEHTLAYQSRVGPVQWLKPYTDEVLVELGQKGVKSLLAVPVSFVSEHIETLEEIDMEYRELALESGIENWGRVPALGCTPSFITDLADAVIEAVPLATAMSTPQTTSEVADHDPVRYAIKMFFGPFLAFILFFSPMIMAFRNT from the exons ATGGACGCCGCCGCATGCTCTCGTGTTCTTCCTCAGATCAACCTCTCCCATTCGGATCATAGATTATCCAC TGGTAGGTCGGGACCTGCCTCTTTCCGTTCATCCAAGCGATTGCTAGTTCCGAAACAGCTCACAGTTTCTTGCTCTACACCGATTGATAAGGGAAATGACATGTTTGGAGTATCACATTGTTCTAAGAAAAACCCTGTGGGGGAAGTATTATGCCCTGCTGGTGTATGCACTTATGGTGGGACTGCTGTAGAGTCTCATTCCCATGCTGCGGAAGAGAAGGTTGGAGTGCTGCTTCTGAATCTTGGAGGACCCGAGACGCTTAATGATGTTCAGCCGTTTTTGTTCAATCTTTTTGCCGACCCG GATATCATTCGTCTCCCAAGGTTGTTTCGGTTTCTCCAGCAACCATTGGCGAAATTAATTTCTGTACTTCGAGCTCCAAAAAGCAAAGAAGGTTATGCTGCTATAGGAGGTGGTTCACCATTGCGTAAAATTACAAATGAGCAG GCAAATGAACTCAGAAAGACTCTGGAATCAAAGGACTTGCCTGTTAATGTCTATGTGGGAATGCGTTATTGGTACCCATTTACTGAGGAAGCAGTTCAGCAA ATTAAGAAAGACAGAATAACCAGGCTTGTTGTCCTGCCTCTATATCCTCAGTTCTCTATCTCTACAACTGGATCAAGCGTTCGTGTGCTCCAGGATATTTTCAG GAAAGACGCCTACCTATCAAGGATGCCTGTTTCTATTATAAACTCATGGTATCAACGTGAAGGCTATATTAAGTCAATGGCCGACTTGATTTCCAAAGAACTAGAAAGTTTTTCTGAGCCTGCAGAG GTCATGATATTCTTCAGTGCCCACGGAGTGCCGCTCAGTTATGTGGAGGATGCTGGAGATCCTTACAAAGATCaaatggaagagtgcatcttCTTAATAATGAAAGAGCTGAAATCTCGAGGAATCAACAATGAACATACTCTTGCTTACCAG AGCCGAGTTGGTCCTGTGCAATGGTTAAAGCCCTACactgatgaagttcttgttgagcTTGGCCAGAAAGGCGTGAAAAGTCTCCTAGctgttccagtcag CTTTGTGAGCGAGCACATAGAGACTCTTGAAGAAATTGATATGGAGTACAGGGAATTGGCCCTCGAATCTGGCATTGAGAATTGGGGTCGAGTCCCTGCCCTTGGTTGCACTCCTTCGTTTATAACAGACCTCGCAGATGCCGTGATAGAAGCCGTACCACTTGCAACAGCCATGTCAACCCCACAAACTACCTCAGAAGTAGCCGATCACGACCCTGTGAGATACGCTATCAAGATGTTCTTTGGTCCCTTTTTGgctttcattttgttctttTCTCCGATGATAATGGCATTCAGGAACACCTGA
- the LOC126603633 gene encoding serine/threonine protein phosphatase 2A 55 kDa regulatory subunit B beta isoform-like isoform X2 produces the protein MNGSGEGLAAPATSGAAVSPLDWKFSQVFGERTAGEEVQEVDIISAIEFNRTGDHLATGDRGGRVVLFERTDIKDHGGHRRDLERMDYSISRHPEFRYKTEFQSHEPEFDYLKSLEIEEKINKIRWCQTANGALFLLSTNDKTIKYWKVQEKKVKKVCEMNVDASKYMENGSVASSMSSSSKPYLANEACKESPVSSPSNDSSFPSLHLPVVTSQETSLVARCRRVYTHAHDYHINSISNNSDGETFISADDLRINLWNLEISNQSFNIVDVKPANMEDLTEVITCAEFHPTHCNMLAYSSSKGSIRLIDLRQSALCDTHSKLFEEQEAPGSRSFFTEIIASISDIKFAKNGRHILSRDYMTLKLWDINMDSGPVATFQVHEYLRPKLCDLYENDSIFDKFECCLSGDGHRVATGSYSNLFRVFGCSEGSTEATTLEASKNPMRRQVQTPARPSRSLGSLPRVLRRGVDNSGADANGNSFDFTTKLLHLAWHPSENSIACAASNSLYMYYA, from the exons ATGAACGGCAGCGGGGAGGGCCTCGCGGCTCCGGCGACGTCAGGGGCGGCCGTATCGCCGCTCGACTGGAAGTTTTCGCAGGTCTTCGGAGAAAGGACAGCCGGCGAAGAAGTTCAGGAAG TTGATATAATATCTGCTATTGAATTCAATAGAACTGGGGACCACCTTGCCACTGGAGATCGTGGAGGCCGGGTGGTATTGTTTGAAAGAACGGATATAAAGGAT CATGGTGGACATCGGAGAGATCTGGAGAGGATGGATTATTCAATCAGTAGGCATCCTGAGTTCCGCTATAAAACCGAATTTCAAAGTCATGAACCTGAG TTTGATTATCTTAAGAGTTTGGAAATTGAGGAAAAAATCAACAAGATCAGATGGTGTCAAACAGCTAATGGTGCACTGTTTCTTCTCTCCACTAATGACAAAACCATCAAATACTGGAAG GTCCAAGAGAAGAAGGTAAAGAAAGTATGTGAGATGAATGTGGATGCTTCTAAATATATGGAAAATGGTTCAGTTGCTAGTTCTATGTCATCAAGCTCAAAACCATATCTTGCAAATGAAGCATGTAAAGAGAGCCCAGTCAGTTCTCCAAGCAATGACTCTTCATTTCCATCTCTGCACTTGCCAGTG GTGACCAGTCAAGAGACGAGCCTTGTGGCTAGATGTCGAAGAGTGTATACCCATGCCCATGACTATCATATTAATTCGATTTCAAATAACAG CGATGGTGAAACTTTTATATCAGCTGATGACCTGCGAATTAATCTTTGGAACCTAGAGATTAGCAATCAAAGTTTTAATATTGTTGACGTGAAGCCTGCAAACATGGAGGATCTAACTG AGGTGATAACATGCGCAGAATTTCACCCTACTCATTGTAACATGTTGGCGTACAGTAGCTCCAAAGGCTCAATTCGTCTTATCGATCTGCGGCAGTCAGCTTTATGTGACACTCATAGCAAATT GTTTGAAGAACAAGAAGCGCCCGGTTCAAGATCTTTTTTCACTGAAATAATAGCATCGATTTCAGATATTAAGTTTGCTAAGAATGGAAGACATATACTTAGTCGGGATTACATGACTCTTAAG TTATGGGACATCAACATGGATTCTGGCCCAGTTGCAACTTTCCAGGTTCATGAATATCTAAGACCAAAG CTTTGTGATTTATACGAAAATGATTCCATCTTCGATAAGTTTGAGTGCTGTCTAAGTGGAGATGGACACCGAGTGGCAACAGGTTCTTACAG CAATCTGTTTCGGGTGTTTGGTTGTTCTGAAGGGAGCACAGAAGCAACAACATTGGAGGCCAGCAAAAACCCCATGAg GAGACAAGTTCAAACGCCAGCAAGGCCTTCTAGATCTTTGGGCAGCCTTCCTCGTGTTCTCAGGCGGG GTGTGGATAATTCTGGAGCTGACGCAAACGGAAATTCTTTTGATTTCACAACAAAGTTGCTACATCTTGCATGGCACCCTTCTGAGAATTCAATCGCCTGTGCTGCTTCAAACAGCCTTTACATGTACTATGCATAA
- the LOC126603633 gene encoding serine/threonine protein phosphatase 2A 55 kDa regulatory subunit B beta isoform-like isoform X1 yields MNGSGEGLAAPATSGAAVSPLDWKFSQVFGERTAGEEVQEVDIISAIEFNRTGDHLATGDRGGRVVLFERTDIKDHGGHRRDLERMDYSISRHPEFRYKTEFQSHEPEFDYLKSLEIEEKINKIRWCQTANGALFLLSTNDKTIKYWKVQEKKVKKVCEMNVDASKYMENGSVASSMSSSSKPYLANEACKESPVSSPSNDSSFPSLHLPVVVTSQETSLVARCRRVYTHAHDYHINSISNNSDGETFISADDLRINLWNLEISNQSFNIVDVKPANMEDLTEVITCAEFHPTHCNMLAYSSSKGSIRLIDLRQSALCDTHSKLFEEQEAPGSRSFFTEIIASISDIKFAKNGRHILSRDYMTLKLWDINMDSGPVATFQVHEYLRPKLCDLYENDSIFDKFECCLSGDGHRVATGSYSNLFRVFGCSEGSTEATTLEASKNPMRRQVQTPARPSRSLGSLPRVLRRGVDNSGADANGNSFDFTTKLLHLAWHPSENSIACAASNSLYMYYA; encoded by the exons ATGAACGGCAGCGGGGAGGGCCTCGCGGCTCCGGCGACGTCAGGGGCGGCCGTATCGCCGCTCGACTGGAAGTTTTCGCAGGTCTTCGGAGAAAGGACAGCCGGCGAAGAAGTTCAGGAAG TTGATATAATATCTGCTATTGAATTCAATAGAACTGGGGACCACCTTGCCACTGGAGATCGTGGAGGCCGGGTGGTATTGTTTGAAAGAACGGATATAAAGGAT CATGGTGGACATCGGAGAGATCTGGAGAGGATGGATTATTCAATCAGTAGGCATCCTGAGTTCCGCTATAAAACCGAATTTCAAAGTCATGAACCTGAG TTTGATTATCTTAAGAGTTTGGAAATTGAGGAAAAAATCAACAAGATCAGATGGTGTCAAACAGCTAATGGTGCACTGTTTCTTCTCTCCACTAATGACAAAACCATCAAATACTGGAAG GTCCAAGAGAAGAAGGTAAAGAAAGTATGTGAGATGAATGTGGATGCTTCTAAATATATGGAAAATGGTTCAGTTGCTAGTTCTATGTCATCAAGCTCAAAACCATATCTTGCAAATGAAGCATGTAAAGAGAGCCCAGTCAGTTCTCCAAGCAATGACTCTTCATTTCCATCTCTGCACTTGCCAGTGGTA GTGACCAGTCAAGAGACGAGCCTTGTGGCTAGATGTCGAAGAGTGTATACCCATGCCCATGACTATCATATTAATTCGATTTCAAATAACAG CGATGGTGAAACTTTTATATCAGCTGATGACCTGCGAATTAATCTTTGGAACCTAGAGATTAGCAATCAAAGTTTTAATATTGTTGACGTGAAGCCTGCAAACATGGAGGATCTAACTG AGGTGATAACATGCGCAGAATTTCACCCTACTCATTGTAACATGTTGGCGTACAGTAGCTCCAAAGGCTCAATTCGTCTTATCGATCTGCGGCAGTCAGCTTTATGTGACACTCATAGCAAATT GTTTGAAGAACAAGAAGCGCCCGGTTCAAGATCTTTTTTCACTGAAATAATAGCATCGATTTCAGATATTAAGTTTGCTAAGAATGGAAGACATATACTTAGTCGGGATTACATGACTCTTAAG TTATGGGACATCAACATGGATTCTGGCCCAGTTGCAACTTTCCAGGTTCATGAATATCTAAGACCAAAG CTTTGTGATTTATACGAAAATGATTCCATCTTCGATAAGTTTGAGTGCTGTCTAAGTGGAGATGGACACCGAGTGGCAACAGGTTCTTACAG CAATCTGTTTCGGGTGTTTGGTTGTTCTGAAGGGAGCACAGAAGCAACAACATTGGAGGCCAGCAAAAACCCCATGAg GAGACAAGTTCAAACGCCAGCAAGGCCTTCTAGATCTTTGGGCAGCCTTCCTCGTGTTCTCAGGCGGG GTGTGGATAATTCTGGAGCTGACGCAAACGGAAATTCTTTTGATTTCACAACAAAGTTGCTACATCTTGCATGGCACCCTTCTGAGAATTCAATCGCCTGTGCTGCTTCAAACAGCCTTTACATGTACTATGCATAA
- the LOC126603630 gene encoding uncharacterized protein LOC126603630 isoform X1 has translation MADEAQYSSGPDSGNKRKYEEQTPPSTRRVTGFSAPIKSSSPDSAPTSYSSVPPPMEDFQLAKQKAQEIAARLLNGGDAKRSRVDNGGSDSIDKGFSSGPPDLKPHFSNPAPSSIPVSYGGFQGSSKKIEVPNGRVGVIIGKGGETIKYLQTQSGAKIQVTRDSDADLNFPTRMVELMGTPEQIAKAEHLINEVLAEAESGGPAIASRRLTVQAGGEQYVTKIPNNKVGLVIGKGGETIKSMQARTGARIQVIPLHLPPGDTSTERTLQIDGTTEQIEAAKQLVAEVISENRVRNPAMSGGYSQQGYQARPPSGWAPSGPPMQPPSYGYGQSGAYSGPPQQYNSSQPSYPGYPPQPTSGGYPSSWDQSAAAPTQQTTQGGGYDYYGQQQPSHQQQNPGGPTAPADSAGYNYGPPPVSGYNQQGQGYAQDGYGGYHAPPQSGYGQPPAYDQQQGYSAAGYGNVSNPPQDGHTPSYGTQGDSAQAPPAQQGYNVSQQPSPNPAGYPPQGSTQPGYGAPPTSQTGYGSQPPAQPAYGAGYGAPPAQKPPANPAVYGQTAQSPSTPGGYGQPAPVQPGYPHSQPPTSAYAQPDPATRPPSSGYGAAAPQTGYGPPSYGAPPAGQPGYGQAPPPYNASYGAGYAQPPPYSADASANGNTRGTYDAPPPASQTAPPSGGVAKTSPQS, from the exons ATGGCCGACGAAGCCCAATACTCATCCGGTCCCGATTCAGGGAACAAGCGGAAGTACGAGGAGCAAACGCCGCCGTCCACCCGCAGAGTCACCGGCTTCTCGGCCCCCATCAAGTCATCGTCCCCCGACTCTGCGCCGACGTCGTACAGCAGCGTTCCTCCGCCCATGGAAGATTTCCAGTTGGCCAAGCAGAAGGCGCAGGAGATCGCAGCTCGGTTGTTGAACGGCGGGGATGCTAAGCGCTCTAGGGTTGACAATGGTGGCTCCGATTCTATTGACAAGGGCTTTAGCTCTGGTCCGCCAG ATTTGAAGCCTCACTTCTCAAACCCAGCTCCTTCTTCAATCCCGGTATCTTACGGTGGTTTCCAGGGATCGAGCAAAAAGATTGAGGTTCCCAATGGCAGGGTTGGTGTCATTATTGGTAAAGGTGGGGAGACTATCAAGTATCTACAGACTCAGTCGGGAGCCAAGATTCAAGTTACCCGAGATTCTGATGCGGACCTCAATTTTCCAACTAGGATGGTGGAGCTCATGGGTACTCCGGAGCAGATCGCAAAGGCtgagcatttgatcaatgaagtTCTTGCTGAG GCTGAATCAGGAGGTCCTGCCATAGCTTCTAGAAGGTTAACAGTACAAGCTGGCGGTGAACAATATGTTACAAAAATTCCTAACAACAAG GTTGGGCTTGTAATTGGTAAAGGAGGTGAAACAATAAAAAGTATGCAAGCTAGGACTGGAGCTCGTATCCAG GTTATTCCCTTGCATCTGCCACCTGGTGACACATCAACAGAAAGGACGCTACAGATTGATGGGACTACTGAACAAATTGAAGCTGCAAAACAGTTGGTAGCTGAAGTTATTAGTGAG AACCGTGTTAGAAATCCAGCAATGTCTGGAGGATACTCTCAGCAAGGTTATCAAGCACGGCCTCCCTCAGGATGGGCTCCTTCTGGCCCCCCTATGCAACCACCTAGTTATGGCTACGGGCAGTCTGGAGCGTATTCTGGCCCTCCACAGCAGTATAATTCATCTCAGCCTTCTTACCCAGGCTATCCTCCTCAACCAACATCTGGTGGATATCCATCCAGTTGGGACCAGTCAGCTGCTGCACCAACTCAGCAGACTACCCAAGGTGGTGGTTATGATTACTATGGTCAGCAACAACCTTCACATCAACAGCAAAATCCTGGTGGTCCCACTGCTCCTGCTGACAGTGCTGGTTACAATTATGGCCCGCCGCCAGTTTCAGGCTATAATCAACAAGGACAAGGCTATGCTCAAGATGGCTATGGTGGATATCATGCACCACCTCAATCTGGGTACGGTCAGCCACCAGCCTATGATCAACAGCAGGGTTATTCTGCAGCGGGCTATGGTAATGTGAGTAACCCACCTCAAGATGGGCACACTCCCTCTTACGGAACTCAGGGTGATTCAGCTCAAGCACCTCCTGCCCAGCAAGGATACAATGTCAGTCAACAGCCTAGCCCTAACCCTGCTGGTTACCCACCCCAAGGGTCTACTCAGCCAGGTTATGGAGCACCCCCAACTTCTCAAACTGGTTATGGAAGCCAACCACCGGCTCAGCCTGCATATGGAGCTGGATATGGAGCACCTCCAGCACAAAAGCCTCCTGCAAATCCTGCAGTTTATGGGCAAACCGCTCAGTCACCCAGCACTCCAGGAGGCTATGGTCAGCCAGCACCTGTGCAGCCAGGATACCCGCATTCTCAGCCTCCAACTTCTGCATATGCTCAGCCAGATCCTGCTACCCGTCCCCCATCATCTGGCTATGGTGCTGCAGCACCACAAACCGGGTACGGGCCCCCGTCCTATGGTGCACCACCTGCTGGCCAGCCAGGTTATGGGCAGGCGCCACCACCCTATAACGCATCGTATGGTGCTGGATATGCACAACCTCCTCCCTACTCTGCTGATGCCAGCGCGAATGGGAACACCCGCGGGACCTATGATGCTCCACCACCTGCTTCACAGACTGCTCCCCCAAGCGGCGGAGTTGCCAAAACTTCCCCTCAGAGTTGA
- the LOC126603630 gene encoding uncharacterized protein LOC126603630 isoform X2 produces MADEAQYSSGPDSGNKRKYEEQTPPSTRRVTGFSAPIKSSSPDSAPTSYSSVPPPMEDFQLAKQKAQEIAARLLNGGDAKRSRVDNGGSDSIDKGFSSDLKPHFSNPAPSSIPVSYGGFQGSSKKIEVPNGRVGVIIGKGGETIKYLQTQSGAKIQVTRDSDADLNFPTRMVELMGTPEQIAKAEHLINEVLAEAESGGPAIASRRLTVQAGGEQYVTKIPNNKVGLVIGKGGETIKSMQARTGARIQVIPLHLPPGDTSTERTLQIDGTTEQIEAAKQLVAEVISENRVRNPAMSGGYSQQGYQARPPSGWAPSGPPMQPPSYGYGQSGAYSGPPQQYNSSQPSYPGYPPQPTSGGYPSSWDQSAAAPTQQTTQGGGYDYYGQQQPSHQQQNPGGPTAPADSAGYNYGPPPVSGYNQQGQGYAQDGYGGYHAPPQSGYGQPPAYDQQQGYSAAGYGNVSNPPQDGHTPSYGTQGDSAQAPPAQQGYNVSQQPSPNPAGYPPQGSTQPGYGAPPTSQTGYGSQPPAQPAYGAGYGAPPAQKPPANPAVYGQTAQSPSTPGGYGQPAPVQPGYPHSQPPTSAYAQPDPATRPPSSGYGAAAPQTGYGPPSYGAPPAGQPGYGQAPPPYNASYGAGYAQPPPYSADASANGNTRGTYDAPPPASQTAPPSGGVAKTSPQS; encoded by the exons ATGGCCGACGAAGCCCAATACTCATCCGGTCCCGATTCAGGGAACAAGCGGAAGTACGAGGAGCAAACGCCGCCGTCCACCCGCAGAGTCACCGGCTTCTCGGCCCCCATCAAGTCATCGTCCCCCGACTCTGCGCCGACGTCGTACAGCAGCGTTCCTCCGCCCATGGAAGATTTCCAGTTGGCCAAGCAGAAGGCGCAGGAGATCGCAGCTCGGTTGTTGAACGGCGGGGATGCTAAGCGCTCTAGGGTTGACAATGGTGGCTCCGATTCTATTGACAAGGGCTTTAGCTCTG ATTTGAAGCCTCACTTCTCAAACCCAGCTCCTTCTTCAATCCCGGTATCTTACGGTGGTTTCCAGGGATCGAGCAAAAAGATTGAGGTTCCCAATGGCAGGGTTGGTGTCATTATTGGTAAAGGTGGGGAGACTATCAAGTATCTACAGACTCAGTCGGGAGCCAAGATTCAAGTTACCCGAGATTCTGATGCGGACCTCAATTTTCCAACTAGGATGGTGGAGCTCATGGGTACTCCGGAGCAGATCGCAAAGGCtgagcatttgatcaatgaagtTCTTGCTGAG GCTGAATCAGGAGGTCCTGCCATAGCTTCTAGAAGGTTAACAGTACAAGCTGGCGGTGAACAATATGTTACAAAAATTCCTAACAACAAG GTTGGGCTTGTAATTGGTAAAGGAGGTGAAACAATAAAAAGTATGCAAGCTAGGACTGGAGCTCGTATCCAG GTTATTCCCTTGCATCTGCCACCTGGTGACACATCAACAGAAAGGACGCTACAGATTGATGGGACTACTGAACAAATTGAAGCTGCAAAACAGTTGGTAGCTGAAGTTATTAGTGAG AACCGTGTTAGAAATCCAGCAATGTCTGGAGGATACTCTCAGCAAGGTTATCAAGCACGGCCTCCCTCAGGATGGGCTCCTTCTGGCCCCCCTATGCAACCACCTAGTTATGGCTACGGGCAGTCTGGAGCGTATTCTGGCCCTCCACAGCAGTATAATTCATCTCAGCCTTCTTACCCAGGCTATCCTCCTCAACCAACATCTGGTGGATATCCATCCAGTTGGGACCAGTCAGCTGCTGCACCAACTCAGCAGACTACCCAAGGTGGTGGTTATGATTACTATGGTCAGCAACAACCTTCACATCAACAGCAAAATCCTGGTGGTCCCACTGCTCCTGCTGACAGTGCTGGTTACAATTATGGCCCGCCGCCAGTTTCAGGCTATAATCAACAAGGACAAGGCTATGCTCAAGATGGCTATGGTGGATATCATGCACCACCTCAATCTGGGTACGGTCAGCCACCAGCCTATGATCAACAGCAGGGTTATTCTGCAGCGGGCTATGGTAATGTGAGTAACCCACCTCAAGATGGGCACACTCCCTCTTACGGAACTCAGGGTGATTCAGCTCAAGCACCTCCTGCCCAGCAAGGATACAATGTCAGTCAACAGCCTAGCCCTAACCCTGCTGGTTACCCACCCCAAGGGTCTACTCAGCCAGGTTATGGAGCACCCCCAACTTCTCAAACTGGTTATGGAAGCCAACCACCGGCTCAGCCTGCATATGGAGCTGGATATGGAGCACCTCCAGCACAAAAGCCTCCTGCAAATCCTGCAGTTTATGGGCAAACCGCTCAGTCACCCAGCACTCCAGGAGGCTATGGTCAGCCAGCACCTGTGCAGCCAGGATACCCGCATTCTCAGCCTCCAACTTCTGCATATGCTCAGCCAGATCCTGCTACCCGTCCCCCATCATCTGGCTATGGTGCTGCAGCACCACAAACCGGGTACGGGCCCCCGTCCTATGGTGCACCACCTGCTGGCCAGCCAGGTTATGGGCAGGCGCCACCACCCTATAACGCATCGTATGGTGCTGGATATGCACAACCTCCTCCCTACTCTGCTGATGCCAGCGCGAATGGGAACACCCGCGGGACCTATGATGCTCCACCACCTGCTTCACAGACTGCTCCCCCAAGCGGCGGAGTTGCCAAAACTTCCCCTCAGAGTTGA
- the LOC126603633 gene encoding serine/threonine protein phosphatase 2A 55 kDa regulatory subunit B beta isoform-like isoform X3 — MNGSGEGLAAPATSGAAVSPLDWKFSQVFGERTAGEEVQEVDIISAIEFNRTGDHLATGDRGGRVVLFERTDIKDHGGHRRDLERMDYSISRHPEFRYKTEFQSHEPEFDYLKSLEIEEKINKIRWCQTANGALFLLSTNDKTIKYWKVQEKKVKKVCEMNVDASKYMENGSVASSMSSSSKPYLANEACKESPVSSPSNDSSFPSLHLPVVVTSQETSLVARCRRVYTHAHDYHINSISNNSDGETFISADDLRINLWNLEISNQSFNIVDVKPANMEDLTEVITCAEFHPTHCNMLAYSSSKGSIRLIDLRQSALCDTHSKLFEEQEAPGSRSFFTEIIASISDIKFAKNGRHILSRDYMTLKLWDINMDSGPVATFQVHEYLRPKLCDLYENDSIFDKFECCLSGDGHRVATGSYRNTFL; from the exons ATGAACGGCAGCGGGGAGGGCCTCGCGGCTCCGGCGACGTCAGGGGCGGCCGTATCGCCGCTCGACTGGAAGTTTTCGCAGGTCTTCGGAGAAAGGACAGCCGGCGAAGAAGTTCAGGAAG TTGATATAATATCTGCTATTGAATTCAATAGAACTGGGGACCACCTTGCCACTGGAGATCGTGGAGGCCGGGTGGTATTGTTTGAAAGAACGGATATAAAGGAT CATGGTGGACATCGGAGAGATCTGGAGAGGATGGATTATTCAATCAGTAGGCATCCTGAGTTCCGCTATAAAACCGAATTTCAAAGTCATGAACCTGAG TTTGATTATCTTAAGAGTTTGGAAATTGAGGAAAAAATCAACAAGATCAGATGGTGTCAAACAGCTAATGGTGCACTGTTTCTTCTCTCCACTAATGACAAAACCATCAAATACTGGAAG GTCCAAGAGAAGAAGGTAAAGAAAGTATGTGAGATGAATGTGGATGCTTCTAAATATATGGAAAATGGTTCAGTTGCTAGTTCTATGTCATCAAGCTCAAAACCATATCTTGCAAATGAAGCATGTAAAGAGAGCCCAGTCAGTTCTCCAAGCAATGACTCTTCATTTCCATCTCTGCACTTGCCAGTGGTA GTGACCAGTCAAGAGACGAGCCTTGTGGCTAGATGTCGAAGAGTGTATACCCATGCCCATGACTATCATATTAATTCGATTTCAAATAACAG CGATGGTGAAACTTTTATATCAGCTGATGACCTGCGAATTAATCTTTGGAACCTAGAGATTAGCAATCAAAGTTTTAATATTGTTGACGTGAAGCCTGCAAACATGGAGGATCTAACTG AGGTGATAACATGCGCAGAATTTCACCCTACTCATTGTAACATGTTGGCGTACAGTAGCTCCAAAGGCTCAATTCGTCTTATCGATCTGCGGCAGTCAGCTTTATGTGACACTCATAGCAAATT GTTTGAAGAACAAGAAGCGCCCGGTTCAAGATCTTTTTTCACTGAAATAATAGCATCGATTTCAGATATTAAGTTTGCTAAGAATGGAAGACATATACTTAGTCGGGATTACATGACTCTTAAG TTATGGGACATCAACATGGATTCTGGCCCAGTTGCAACTTTCCAGGTTCATGAATATCTAAGACCAAAG CTTTGTGATTTATACGAAAATGATTCCATCTTCGATAAGTTTGAGTGCTGTCTAAGTGGAGATGGACACCGAGTGGCAACAGGTTCTTACAG AAACACATTTCTGTGA